One genomic segment of Pandoraea thiooxydans includes these proteins:
- a CDS encoding carboxymuconolactone decarboxylase family protein has protein sequence MCAPNPLRRRGLELLAQLHGGHAGEAMVAEMRDVCPAFADMTIDWAIGSIMDRPGLDLVTRELILVASCVTLGYATPQLRAHVEAALQIGATREQVVETVLQLTFYAGGPAVRNALIVLKEVFSQTT, from the coding sequence ATGTGTGCCCCAAATCCTTTACGTCGCCGCGGTCTCGAATTACTCGCGCAATTGCATGGCGGGCATGCCGGCGAGGCAATGGTTGCAGAAATGCGCGATGTCTGCCCAGCCTTTGCCGATATGACGATTGACTGGGCCATCGGTTCGATCATGGACCGGCCCGGCCTCGATCTGGTTACGCGAGAACTGATCCTGGTCGCCTCGTGCGTGACACTCGGTTACGCGACACCTCAACTGCGGGCGCACGTCGAAGCAGCGCTGCAGATCGGCGCGACGCGCGAACAGGTCGTCGAGACGGTGCTGCAGCTCACGTTCTACGCTGGCGGGCCAGCGGTGCGCAACGCGCTGATCGTACTCAAGGAGGTTTTCTCACAGACGACATGA
- a CDS encoding LysR family transcriptional regulator, producing MLDRFVSMAVFICVADKRSFTAAADVFGISATMVGKHIRTLEARVGAKLINRTTRQQSLTEVGRLYYDRCKQLLADADAADACAEDLRAAPRGVLKIHAPVSFGSQRLAPALADYLRRYPEVSVDLALTDRAVDLIEEGYEAAIRIGALPDSSLVARALKPYRMWLCASPAYLSESGTPRTAQDLAGHNCLGFAYWHKKDTWRLRKSGQTEHVRVRGRLNVNHGHALRTAAVAGLGIIMQPEVLVEDEIAAGRLIRLLPDYELPSRPMHVVYPADRRPTAKLQTFIEFVVGAFGEDRAASG from the coding sequence ATGCTTGATCGCTTCGTCAGCATGGCAGTGTTTATTTGCGTCGCCGACAAGCGCAGCTTCACGGCCGCCGCCGACGTGTTCGGCATCTCGGCGACGATGGTCGGCAAGCACATCCGCACCCTGGAGGCGCGGGTCGGAGCCAAGCTGATCAATCGCACGACGCGGCAACAGTCGCTGACCGAAGTCGGGCGTCTCTACTATGATCGCTGCAAGCAACTGCTGGCCGACGCCGACGCAGCCGACGCTTGCGCCGAAGATCTGCGCGCAGCGCCACGCGGGGTGCTCAAGATCCACGCGCCGGTCTCGTTCGGCAGCCAGCGCCTGGCGCCCGCGCTGGCCGATTACTTGCGGCGCTACCCTGAGGTCAGTGTCGATCTGGCGCTGACCGATCGCGCCGTCGATCTCATCGAAGAAGGCTACGAAGCCGCCATTCGCATCGGCGCCTTACCTGACTCGAGTCTGGTTGCCCGCGCCCTGAAGCCCTATCGTATGTGGCTGTGTGCCTCCCCTGCCTATCTGAGCGAGAGCGGCACGCCGCGCACGGCGCAAGATCTCGCCGGCCACAATTGCCTGGGCTTTGCCTACTGGCACAAAAAAGACACGTGGCGCCTGCGCAAGTCGGGCCAGACCGAACATGTCCGTGTACGGGGACGCCTCAATGTCAACCATGGTCATGCATTGCGCACCGCCGCCGTCGCCGGCCTGGGCATCATCATGCAGCCCGAGGTGCTGGTCGAAGACGAGATTGCCGCCGGCCGCCTGATTCGTCTCTTGCCCGACTACGAGCTCCCTTCACGTCCGATGCACGTCGTCTACCCTGCCGACCGCCGACCGACCGCCAAGCTGCAAACTTTTATCGAGTTTGTGGTGGGAGCATTCGGGGAGGACCGCGCTGCAAGCGGCTAA
- a CDS encoding HD domain-containing protein: MTLNVAGIAVPDSQLAREITELVRDTASPLLFHHSSRVYYFAALAGLRRGLRFDPELLYCGCMFHDMGLTHRHSSACERFEVDGANAARDFLQRHRIHQQDIDTVWTAIALHTTPGIPQHMHPVVALVTAGVEMDVLGLAYQEYSDAEREAVVRAHPRPPHFKEDIIQAFYDGIKHKPETTFGNVKADVLADKDPHFHAGNFCSVIRSSAWSA; encoded by the coding sequence ATGACTTTGAACGTTGCCGGGATTGCCGTCCCCGATAGCCAACTGGCCCGCGAGATTACCGAACTCGTCAGAGATACCGCCTCGCCCCTGTTGTTTCATCACTCCAGCCGCGTGTATTACTTCGCCGCGCTGGCCGGCTTGCGTCGCGGCCTGAGATTCGACCCGGAGTTGCTCTATTGCGGGTGCATGTTCCACGATATGGGGCTGACACATCGGCACAGCAGCGCATGCGAGCGCTTCGAAGTGGACGGCGCGAACGCCGCCCGGGATTTCCTGCAACGCCACCGCATTCATCAGCAGGACATCGATACGGTGTGGACCGCGATCGCGCTGCACACCACGCCGGGCATTCCGCAGCACATGCATCCCGTGGTCGCTTTGGTGACCGCGGGGGTCGAAATGGATGTCCTGGGTTTGGCGTATCAGGAATACAGCGATGCCGAGCGCGAGGCGGTGGTGCGCGCACATCCGCGCCCGCCGCACTTCAAAGAGGACATCATTCAGGCCTTCTACGACGGGATCAAGCACAAGCCGGAAACGACCTTCGGCAACGTCAAGGCGGATGTGCTGGCTGACAAGGATCCGCATTTCCACGCTGGAAATTTCTGCAGCGTTATTCGCTCGTCGGCGTGGTCGGCGTAG
- a CDS encoding GlxA family transcriptional regulator: MAKTVAILALPGVQLLDVSGPLDVFSQANIEACQTYYELRVIACESGPIRSSSGVRLLPDAIAGQCDQHFDTVLVAGAPNAERLALPVGALAWLRASARRARRYGSVCTGAFVLAATGLLDGRRVTTHWAAAEALARAYPSVTIDEDALYVRDGKLRTAAGVTAGLDLALALVEEDLGRELARRVAAQLVMFFKRPGGQLQFSRKGQTRPAGRSVLQEVQRWVAAHPELVHTVASLAQHAGLSPRHFARLFHAEVGMTPAAWVEAARIAAARSLLEEGHDTPKQVAAKCGFASVDTLRRSFTKHVGVTPAAYRKCQTVPTN, from the coding sequence ATGGCAAAAACCGTCGCGATCCTGGCATTGCCGGGCGTCCAGCTACTGGACGTGTCCGGGCCGCTGGACGTGTTTTCTCAAGCGAACATCGAGGCATGCCAGACCTATTACGAATTGCGGGTCATTGCCTGTGAGTCGGGGCCGATCCGCAGTTCGTCCGGCGTGCGGCTGCTGCCAGACGCGATAGCGGGTCAGTGCGATCAGCATTTCGACACGGTGCTGGTGGCTGGCGCGCCCAACGCCGAACGGCTCGCATTGCCGGTCGGCGCGCTGGCCTGGCTGCGGGCAAGCGCCAGGCGTGCCCGCCGTTATGGCTCGGTCTGTACGGGCGCCTTCGTGCTGGCGGCCACGGGGTTGCTCGATGGGCGCCGTGTCACCACTCATTGGGCGGCGGCCGAGGCCTTGGCCCGCGCCTATCCGTCGGTCACCATCGACGAGGATGCGCTCTATGTGCGCGATGGCAAACTGCGCACGGCCGCAGGTGTAACGGCGGGACTCGATCTGGCGTTGGCCCTGGTCGAGGAAGACTTGGGGCGCGAGCTCGCCAGACGCGTCGCCGCTCAATTGGTGATGTTCTTCAAGCGGCCCGGCGGGCAACTGCAATTCAGCCGCAAGGGGCAGACGCGACCGGCTGGCCGCTCGGTGCTGCAGGAGGTCCAGCGCTGGGTTGCCGCCCACCCGGAATTGGTGCATACGGTCGCCAGTCTGGCGCAGCATGCCGGCCTGAGCCCTCGGCACTTTGCGCGGTTGTTTCACGCCGAGGTCGGCATGACCCCCGCGGCATGGGTCGAGGCTGCGCGCATCGCAGCTGCTCGCTCACTGCTCGAGGAAGGACACGACACGCCGAAACAGGTCGCCGCCAAGTGCGGCTTTGCGAGCGTCGACACGCTGCGACGGAGCTTCACCAAGCACGTCGGTGTCACACCGGCGGCATATCGCAAGTGCCAGACCGTGCCAACGAACTAG
- a CDS encoding ABC transporter substrate-binding protein — protein sequence MSPLRRFPLVWLLPALLGASALSAGIAGATEPIKAGTITNSPPMVSYASDGTTLQGVIVDLAAALSKQVGRPIELTAIPFSGLLPAMEAKRIDITFTVMNDTPEREQRLDFVDFFNLGTKLLVRKGNPDHVTDLASLCGKTVSTVQGSTQVQLVDQANAQCKAHGKPLITNLQYAQPSDARLQVQTGHVATFFGNSPVMVYLAKTAGGGKVFDVVQGQEYQPVPLGIGVAKSDAALRDALQKGLDTLIKNGTYLSILKKYGVEGGAVKSATINGGHNLAM from the coding sequence ATGAGCCCCCTGCGTCGTTTCCCGCTTGTTTGGCTGCTGCCCGCGCTGCTGGGCGCGAGCGCCCTGAGTGCCGGCATTGCCGGCGCGACCGAGCCGATCAAGGCCGGCACCATCACCAACAGCCCGCCGATGGTGTCGTATGCGTCGGACGGCACGACCTTGCAAGGGGTCATCGTCGATCTGGCAGCCGCCCTGAGCAAGCAGGTCGGGCGGCCCATCGAACTGACGGCGATTCCGTTCAGCGGCCTGCTGCCGGCCATGGAGGCCAAGCGCATCGACATCACGTTTACCGTGATGAACGATACGCCCGAGCGCGAGCAGCGTCTCGATTTTGTCGATTTCTTCAATTTGGGCACCAAGCTGCTGGTCAGAAAAGGCAATCCCGATCACGTGACGGACCTGGCGAGCCTGTGCGGCAAGACCGTGTCGACGGTGCAGGGCTCGACCCAGGTGCAGCTGGTGGATCAAGCCAACGCCCAATGCAAGGCGCACGGCAAACCGCTGATCACCAATTTGCAGTATGCGCAGCCGTCCGATGCGCGCCTGCAGGTGCAAACCGGCCACGTGGCCACCTTTTTCGGTAATTCGCCGGTGATGGTTTATCTGGCCAAGACGGCGGGCGGGGGCAAGGTTTTCGACGTGGTGCAGGGACAGGAGTATCAACCCGTGCCGCTCGGCATCGGCGTGGCGAAGTCCGACGCGGCCCTGCGCGATGCGCTGCAAAAGGGGCTCGACACCCTGATCAAGAACGGCACCTACCTGAGCATCCTGAAGAAGTACGGTGTCGAGGGCGGTGCGGTGAAATCGGCCACCATCAACGGCGGGCATAATCTTGCGATGTAG
- a CDS encoding amino acid ABC transporter permease: MKQARRPASTAGGMQTGGHADDALRVVPLRHPWRRASSVLVFAMLAWLAWSIGTNPKIDHAAIARYQFAPAILTGLAVTVELALLAEVIGVLLGTVLAVMRLSPSPVLRLSSGFYSWLLRGTPLLVQILLWGNLALLFEHIGPFSTNAILTPFVASVVALGLNEAAYMSEVVRAGIISVDQGQHSAAQALGMSRMMAMRRIILPQALRVIIPPAANQFISLLKATSLVSVIAGGDLLTQAQNISSANLRTIELMLVATFWYLVLTTVTSVAQFFLERRLGRASHAVHA; the protein is encoded by the coding sequence ATGAAGCAGGCAAGGCGCCCCGCCTCGACGGCCGGTGGCATGCAAACCGGCGGGCATGCCGACGATGCGCTGCGGGTGGTGCCGCTGCGCCATCCATGGCGCCGCGCGAGCAGCGTGCTGGTGTTTGCGATGCTGGCGTGGCTGGCATGGTCGATCGGCACCAATCCGAAGATCGATCATGCGGCGATCGCCAGGTATCAGTTCGCGCCGGCGATCCTGACGGGCCTTGCGGTGACCGTCGAACTGGCGCTGCTCGCCGAGGTCATCGGGGTGCTGCTGGGTACCGTGCTGGCGGTGATGCGCCTGTCGCCCAGCCCGGTGCTGCGGCTGAGCAGCGGCTTCTACTCATGGCTGCTGCGCGGCACGCCGCTGCTGGTGCAGATTCTGCTGTGGGGCAATCTGGCGCTGCTGTTCGAGCATATCGGGCCGTTCAGCACGAATGCGATCCTCACGCCGTTCGTGGCCTCGGTGGTCGCGCTGGGCCTGAACGAAGCGGCTTACATGTCGGAGGTGGTGCGCGCCGGCATCATCAGCGTCGACCAGGGGCAGCATAGCGCGGCGCAGGCGCTGGGCATGTCGCGCATGATGGCCATGCGCCGCATCATCCTGCCCCAGGCATTGCGCGTGATCATCCCTCCGGCGGCCAACCAGTTCATTTCGCTGCTCAAGGCAACCTCGCTGGTGTCGGTGATTGCCGGCGGCGATCTGCTCACGCAGGCCCAGAATATTTCGTCGGCGAACCTGCGCACCATCGAGTTGATGCTGGTCGCCACGTTCTGGTATCTGGTGCTCACCACCGTGACCAGCGTCGCGCAGTTCTTCCTGGAGCGGCGTCTGGGCCGCGCAAGCCATGCCGTCCATGCCTAG
- a CDS encoding amino acid ABC transporter ATP-binding protein has product MPSQNAPDASPATLPQPMVTVQRVRKRYGHEEVIKGVDLEVAAGEVLALIGASGSGKSTLLRCINHLERIDAGRIYVDGQLVGYRERGGRLYEMPERDVCQQRAQIGMVFQRFNLFPHLTVLQNVIEAPLQVKREPRAQAVERAMALLERVGLAAKAQAYPGHLSGGQQQRVAIARALAMRPKLMLFDEPTSALDPELVDEVLAVMRGLADDGMTMIVVTHEIAFARDVCDRVAFMADGVILEQGPPAEVLARPRHERTRTFLSRVIGAQQAQE; this is encoded by the coding sequence ATGCCTAGCCAAAATGCTCCCGACGCTTCGCCGGCGACGCTGCCCCAACCGATGGTGACAGTGCAGCGCGTGCGCAAGCGCTATGGACACGAAGAGGTGATCAAAGGCGTCGATCTCGAGGTGGCGGCCGGCGAAGTGCTGGCCCTCATCGGTGCGTCCGGCTCGGGCAAGAGCACGCTCCTGCGCTGCATCAATCATTTGGAGCGAATCGACGCGGGCCGCATTTATGTCGATGGCCAGCTCGTCGGTTACCGCGAGCGCGGCGGCCGCCTGTATGAGATGCCGGAGCGTGACGTATGCCAGCAGCGCGCGCAGATCGGCATGGTGTTCCAGCGCTTCAATTTATTTCCGCACCTGACGGTGCTGCAAAATGTGATCGAGGCGCCGCTGCAGGTCAAGCGAGAACCCCGTGCGCAGGCGGTGGAGCGCGCCATGGCGCTGCTCGAACGGGTTGGGCTTGCGGCCAAGGCGCAGGCCTATCCCGGTCATTTGTCGGGCGGGCAGCAGCAGCGCGTGGCGATCGCCCGGGCGCTGGCCATGCGGCCCAAGCTGATGCTGTTCGACGAGCCGACCTCGGCGCTCGATCCGGAACTGGTCGACGAAGTGCTCGCGGTCATGCGCGGACTTGCCGACGACGGCATGACGATGATCGTGGTCACCCACGAGATTGCCTTTGCGCGGGACGTGTGCGATCGCGTGGCCTTCATGGCCGACGGCGTCATCCTCGAACAGGGCCCGCCGGCCGAAGTGCTGGCGCGGCCTCGGCACGAACGCACCCGAACGTTTTTGTCGCGAGTGATCGGCGCGCAGCAGGCGCAGGAATGA
- a CDS encoding asparaginase produces MKAHSSSNVSQGARPVADEAKHHADLPRIAVLGTGGTIASSGGSATQLHDYDVTATVGEVLSAVPQLGEIATISSEQVLNIPSHDIDNAMLLNIARRVNAALDDPGIDGVVITHGTDTLEETAYFLNLVIKSNKPVVVVGAMRPASALSADGPLNLYNAVLVATSPAARDKGVLVLLNDRIVAARNAAKRHTTGTDAFRAAEYGTLGEVSAGVVRFLCAPLLLHTTATDFSAGQIDDLPLVDIIYDHQSARTHFYQSAIAAGARGIVLAGTGNGSLSTAARAGAREALEHGVRVVRASRVGDGTVTPLSEDEALQTIAANSLNPQKARILLMLALTKTSDFRAIQRYFDTC; encoded by the coding sequence ATGAAAGCACACAGCTCTTCCAATGTTTCTCAGGGGGCGCGGCCGGTTGCCGACGAGGCGAAGCATCACGCGGACCTGCCGCGCATCGCGGTGCTCGGAACCGGAGGCACGATCGCATCCTCCGGCGGCAGCGCCACGCAACTGCACGACTACGACGTGACCGCCACCGTCGGCGAGGTGCTGAGCGCCGTGCCGCAACTCGGGGAGATTGCAACGATTTCCAGCGAACAGGTGCTGAATATCCCCAGTCACGATATCGATAATGCGATGCTGCTGAACATCGCCCGGCGGGTGAATGCGGCGCTTGACGACCCCGGGATCGATGGCGTGGTGATCACGCATGGCACCGACACGCTGGAGGAAACGGCCTACTTTCTCAACCTCGTTATCAAGTCGAACAAGCCCGTGGTGGTGGTCGGGGCCATGCGGCCGGCTTCGGCGCTGAGCGCCGACGGGCCGCTCAATCTCTATAACGCGGTGCTGGTGGCAACCTCTCCGGCGGCGCGCGACAAGGGTGTGCTGGTGCTGCTCAATGACCGCATCGTCGCTGCACGCAATGCGGCGAAACGGCATACGACCGGCACCGATGCGTTCCGCGCGGCGGAGTATGGAACGCTTGGCGAAGTCAGCGCCGGCGTGGTCCGCTTCCTTTGTGCGCCGCTGCTCTTGCACACGACGGCTACCGATTTTTCGGCCGGGCAGATCGACGACCTGCCGCTCGTGGACATCATTTACGACCACCAAAGTGCGCGCACGCATTTCTATCAGTCGGCCATCGCGGCCGGTGCGCGCGGCATCGTGCTGGCGGGGACCGGCAACGGTAGTTTGTCGACTGCGGCGCGTGCCGGCGCGCGCGAGGCGCTGGAGCATGGTGTGCGCGTGGTGAGAGCGAGCCGCGTAGGCGACGGCACGGTGACGCCGCTGTCCGAAGACGAAGCGTTGCAGACTATCGCAGCGAACTCGCTCAACCCGCAAAAGGCCCGCATCCTGCTGATGCTGGCGCTGACCAAAACCAGCGATTTTCGGGCGATTCAGCGCTATTTCGATACTTGCTGA
- the soxR gene encoding redox-sensitive transcriptional activator SoxR gives MTFKPAQAALEQAGFPAALPVGELARRSGVSVSTLHFYETKGLISSHRTAGNQRRYARDVLRRVAFIRVAQRVGIALADIQAALATLPANAAPSRADWARLSRGWRAALNERIEQMEKLRDTLDDCIGCGCLSIDRCRLRNPLDRLGAQGSGPRRLWVTHQGEAGKRPT, from the coding sequence ATGACGTTCAAACCTGCCCAGGCGGCGCTCGAACAAGCCGGCTTTCCTGCCGCGCTGCCGGTTGGCGAGCTCGCGCGCCGCAGCGGCGTATCGGTGTCCACGCTGCATTTCTACGAGACGAAAGGGCTAATCAGCAGCCACCGAACGGCGGGTAACCAGCGCCGCTACGCGCGCGACGTACTGCGGCGCGTGGCATTCATTCGCGTGGCGCAACGCGTGGGCATTGCACTGGCCGACATCCAGGCGGCCCTGGCCACCCTGCCCGCCAATGCCGCGCCCAGCCGGGCCGACTGGGCGCGCCTGTCCCGCGGATGGCGCGCCGCCCTGAACGAGCGCATCGAACAAATGGAGAAACTGCGAGACACCCTCGACGACTGCATTGGCTGCGGCTGTTTGTCGATCGACCGATGCCGGTTGCGCAACCCGCTGGACCGGCTCGGCGCGCAGGGCTCGGGGCCCCGACGCCTGTGGGTCACGCACCAGGGCGAGGCGGGCAAGCGCCCGACATAG
- a CDS encoding antibiotic biosynthesis monooxygenase encodes MPNASASDPAAPVFRVDKFVVPAEALPEVIAQIKRVHTILEKVPGCLRRRVLSQTGGAGEFNVINYIEWASADAIAAAVQLVQQQFEHEGFDPAAFMKQLGVRADMGFYSEV; translated from the coding sequence ATGCCCAATGCATCTGCTTCCGATCCCGCCGCCCCGGTGTTTCGTGTTGATAAATTCGTCGTGCCCGCCGAGGCGCTGCCCGAGGTCATTGCCCAGATAAAACGCGTGCACACCATACTCGAGAAGGTGCCGGGTTGCCTGCGGCGCCGGGTGCTGAGTCAGACCGGCGGCGCCGGCGAGTTCAACGTGATCAACTATATCGAGTGGGCCAGCGCCGACGCGATTGCCGCGGCGGTTCAGTTGGTGCAACAGCAGTTCGAGCACGAGGGGTTCGATCCGGCGGCGTTCATGAAGCAACTGGGGGTGAGGGCCGACATGGGGTTTTATAGCGAAGTCTGA
- a CDS encoding alpha/beta hydrolase family protein, with the protein MHLSNAAKRLTALLACLVLSGLISACASLDRNGHADALAAPAGLHRELIDSGRFTLTAFSRITRPDAPLDIYIEGDGLAWITRYQPSLDPTPRVATALALAAADPAPNVVYLARPCQFTPMAMNPRCTIPYWTSKRFSPEVVTSMNTALTQFAARVPGQRINLIGYSGGGALAVLIAARRHDVASIRTVAGNLDDAFVNRLHHVSPMPDSDNPIDFASRVAWIPQIHFSGADDTVVPPAVAQRFVAAAGRRCAKTRVVPGIGHDGDWARLWPALLRMTPACIGSAKIHR; encoded by the coding sequence ATGCATTTATCGAACGCGGCAAAGCGACTTACCGCCCTGCTGGCCTGCCTCGTCCTGAGCGGCTTGATCTCCGCTTGCGCGTCGCTCGACCGCAATGGTCACGCCGATGCGCTCGCCGCCCCTGCGGGCCTGCATCGCGAACTGATCGATAGCGGCCGCTTCACACTCACGGCGTTTTCTCGCATCACACGGCCCGACGCCCCTCTCGACATCTACATCGAAGGTGACGGCCTGGCCTGGATCACGCGCTATCAGCCTTCGCTCGACCCTACGCCGCGCGTGGCAACGGCGTTGGCTTTGGCTGCGGCAGACCCCGCACCGAATGTCGTTTATTTGGCGCGCCCATGCCAATTCACCCCAATGGCGATGAACCCGCGCTGCACCATCCCGTATTGGACCAGCAAGCGCTTCTCCCCCGAAGTTGTGACGTCGATGAACACTGCATTGACTCAGTTTGCGGCGCGCGTGCCCGGGCAGCGCATCAACCTGATCGGCTACTCGGGCGGCGGCGCACTGGCCGTGCTGATCGCCGCGCGCCGACACGATGTCGCATCAATACGCACGGTAGCGGGTAATCTGGACGACGCGTTCGTCAACCGACTGCACCATGTGTCGCCAATGCCTGATTCGGACAACCCCATCGACTTTGCGAGCCGCGTCGCTTGGATTCCGCAGATTCACTTCAGCGGCGCCGACGACACCGTCGTGCCGCCGGCCGTGGCACAACGCTTTGTCGCGGCCGCTGGCCGGCGATGCGCCAAGACACGCGTGGTGCCCGGCATTGGCCATGATGGCGACTGGGCCCGGCTATGGCCCGCGTTGCTGCGTATGACACCGGCTTGTATCGGGTCAGCGAAGATCCACCGATGA
- a CDS encoding tetratricopeptide repeat protein has translation MTIDAGHAFDVPSIEREVRALLAAGDFERAEARLRQSLASGSGPLVLWKLLVAAIRPQGRIAEARALQEMLVRHAPGDFSTRFDLSETLLLQGEFERGWREYRYRYSLPHTTAIERKVQRPRWDGQPIPGKTLLIHDEQGYGDTFQFMRLVQWAKQRSGARIILEINAETLPLARRSAGFDDILARGTLPPRFDLHCEMMSLPLALGLKLSDLPGPVPYLSADPERLAKWQIRLASLPRPLVALVWAGRPTHLNDANRSLALAQFAPLARPGITFLSIQKGPAAAQAASPPPGMSLLSLSDEIQDFDDTAAILTVADLLISVDSSPAHLAGALGRPAWVMLPFVPDWRWLLERPDTPWYPGMRLFRQTARADWTGVLAAMARELELLSA, from the coding sequence ATGACCATCGACGCCGGCCACGCATTCGATGTGCCCAGTATCGAGCGTGAGGTTCGTGCGCTGCTCGCGGCCGGGGATTTCGAGCGAGCCGAGGCGCGGCTGCGACAGTCTCTCGCCTCGGGCAGTGGCCCCTTGGTGCTGTGGAAGCTGCTGGTCGCGGCGATCCGTCCGCAAGGGCGCATCGCCGAAGCCCGGGCTCTTCAGGAGATGCTGGTCAGGCACGCGCCGGGCGACTTCTCGACACGCTTCGATCTGTCCGAGACCCTGTTGCTGCAAGGGGAATTCGAACGCGGCTGGCGCGAGTACCGCTATCGCTACAGCCTGCCGCACACCACCGCGATCGAGCGTAAAGTGCAGCGACCGCGCTGGGACGGTCAACCGATTCCGGGCAAGACGTTGTTGATTCACGACGAGCAGGGCTACGGCGACACTTTTCAGTTCATGCGCCTGGTGCAATGGGCCAAGCAACGTAGCGGCGCAAGGATCATCCTCGAAATCAACGCCGAAACGCTCCCGCTCGCGCGTCGCAGCGCAGGCTTCGACGACATCCTGGCGCGCGGCACCTTGCCGCCACGGTTCGATCTGCACTGCGAAATGATGAGCCTGCCGTTGGCCCTCGGCCTGAAGTTGAGCGACCTGCCAGGCCCCGTACCCTACCTGAGCGCCGACCCTGAGCGCCTGGCAAAGTGGCAGATCCGCCTGGCCAGTCTGCCTCGGCCGCTGGTGGCGCTGGTGTGGGCCGGACGGCCGACCCACCTGAACGACGCCAACCGCTCGTTGGCGCTGGCGCAATTCGCGCCGCTGGCGCGGCCGGGCATCACCTTCCTGTCGATTCAGAAGGGCCCCGCCGCCGCGCAGGCCGCGAGCCCTCCGCCTGGCATGTCGCTTCTGTCGTTAAGCGACGAGATCCAGGACTTCGACGACACCGCCGCCATACTGACCGTCGCCGACCTGTTGATCTCTGTCGATTCCTCGCCGGCCCATCTGGCCGGCGCACTGGGCAGACCGGCCTGGGTCATGCTGCCTTTCGTGCCGGATTGGCGTTGGCTGCTGGAGCGCCCCGACACACCCTGGTACCCCGGCATGCGCCTGTTCCGGCAAACCGCGCGCGCAGACTGGACGGGTGTGCTGGCGGCGATGGCGCGAGAACTTGAACTCCTTTCAGCCTGA